A single region of the Paramicrobacterium fandaimingii genome encodes:
- a CDS encoding carbohydrate ABC transporter permease yields MTTVLLTVDAAAARRARARSTRSVSYTVLGVVFLAIMLFPVYWMINASLQPSGNTLTADFFPLNPSFAGYEKAIADQGGNLVTSLIVSLGTVVLSLAIAAPAAYALAQFRYRWINVALLAILISQMIPGIVIANALYAAYNDIGLLNSYAGLILADATQAIPFAILILRAFMLGVPPSIVEAARVDGAGQVRAFVSIVLPIAKNSLITAGLFAFLFSWSDFLFALTLTTTEDIRPVTLGIYQYLGTQVSNWSAVMATAVLSSIPAIVLLVLAQKFIAAGATGGALK; encoded by the coding sequence ATGACAACAGTTCTTCTCACCGTCGATGCGGCGGCCGCCCGCCGTGCTCGCGCCCGTTCGACGCGTTCTGTCAGCTACACCGTGCTCGGTGTGGTGTTTCTCGCGATCATGCTGTTTCCCGTCTACTGGATGATCAACGCGTCGCTGCAGCCCTCGGGCAACACGCTCACGGCCGATTTCTTTCCCCTCAACCCCAGCTTCGCCGGCTACGAGAAGGCGATTGCCGACCAGGGCGGAAACCTTGTGACGAGCCTCATCGTCTCGCTCGGCACTGTCGTGCTGAGTCTGGCGATCGCCGCGCCGGCGGCGTATGCGCTTGCGCAGTTTCGCTACCGCTGGATCAATGTTGCGCTTCTCGCGATTCTCATTTCGCAGATGATTCCGGGAATTGTGATCGCCAATGCGCTCTACGCTGCGTACAACGATATTGGTCTGCTCAACTCGTATGCTGGCCTCATTCTTGCCGACGCCACGCAGGCAATTCCATTTGCCATTCTGATTCTTCGCGCGTTCATGCTGGGGGTGCCGCCCTCGATCGTCGAAGCAGCGCGCGTCGATGGCGCGGGCCAGGTGAGGGCGTTTGTGTCGATCGTGCTGCCGATCGCGAAGAATTCGCTCATCACGGCAGGGCTTTTCGCGTTTCTCTTCTCGTGGAGCGACTTCTTGTTCGCCCTCACGCTCACGACGACAGAAGACATCCGCCCGGTCACGCTCGGCATCTACCAATACCTCGGCACGCAGGTCTCCAACTGGAGCGCCGTCATGGCGACGGCCGTG
- a CDS encoding carbohydrate ABC transporter permease produces the protein MTPVTRESRQAAHESEADATRAAPVAPRRRRRFTKDNIVKAMFIVPAAIYIVLFFGYPVVKNLLMSLQEYTTKTFFTGEAPFVGIENYLTVVDSNLFWPSMTNTALFTIGSIAGQFTIGLALAVFFKRRFPLSGFLRAMLLLPWLLPLIVASATWRSIMDKDSGILNQFLTGVGLDAVPWLTSPSVALTAVIIVNIWIGIPFNLTILYGGLQDIPGELYEAGALDGATGWKAFWHITVPNLRPVVSVVLVLGVVYTLKVLDIILGMTNGGPANATQTLAIRSYQESFVNFEFGVGAAFSNILIVISLVFAVIYLRANRRAVDE, from the coding sequence ATGACACCAGTGACACGCGAGTCGCGGCAGGCGGCACATGAGTCAGAGGCGGATGCCACGCGCGCGGCCCCGGTTGCCCCGCGCCGTCGCCGCAGGTTCACGAAAGACAACATCGTCAAGGCGATGTTCATCGTGCCCGCGGCGATCTACATCGTGCTCTTCTTCGGCTACCCCGTGGTGAAGAACCTCCTCATGAGCCTGCAGGAGTACACGACGAAGACCTTCTTCACGGGCGAGGCGCCGTTTGTCGGAATCGAGAACTACCTCACCGTCGTTGACAGCAATCTCTTCTGGCCGTCGATGACCAACACCGCACTGTTCACCATCGGGTCGATCGCCGGCCAGTTCACCATCGGCCTTGCGCTGGCCGTCTTCTTTAAGCGACGGTTTCCGCTCAGTGGGTTCTTGCGGGCAATGCTCCTGCTGCCGTGGCTGCTTCCGCTCATCGTCGCCAGCGCCACATGGCGCTCAATCATGGACAAAGACAGCGGCATCCTGAATCAATTTCTCACCGGCGTCGGGCTTGATGCCGTTCCTTGGCTGACAAGCCCGTCTGTCGCGCTGACCGCTGTGATCATCGTGAACATCTGGATCGGCATCCCGTTTAACCTCACGATTCTCTATGGCGGGCTGCAGGACATTCCCGGCGAGCTCTACGAAGCCGGAGCGCTGGACGGGGCGACGGGATGGAAGGCGTTCTGGCACATCACCGTGCCAAACCTGCGCCCAGTCGTGAGCGTCGTTCTGGTGCTCGGCGTCGTCTACACTCTCAAGGTTCTCGACATCATTCTCGGTATGACGAATGGCGGCCCGGCGAATGCAACGCAGACGCTGGCGATTCGTTCGTATCAGGAGTCGTTCGTGAACTTCGAGTTCGGGGTGGGTGCGGCCTTCAGCAACATCCTCATTGTGATCTCGCTCGTGTTCGCCGTGATCTACCTGCGGGCAAATCGCCGCGCGGTTGACGAGTAA
- a CDS encoding sugar ABC transporter substrate-binding protein: MRHRRYLTVLAAAAVVPIALSGCSGGSSGSSGDPDTLTILDYYNNEPDKTLVQETLDTCAADLGVTIDRESVPGKDLIQKVLQRSSSKTLPDVLMLDNPDVQEIAATGGLSPLSNYDVDTEGFADGIIEAATYEGELYGLAPAVNTLGLFYNVDLLEEAGIDPPETWAELKDAAAALTDGDQYGIAFSAIATYEGAWQFLPFMWTNGGDETDLDTPEVQEALQLWVDLVDDGSASNSVLNWSQADVKDQFAAGKAAMMVNGPWQIPALNETDINWDSVQVPVNEVGQTPVAPLGGEVWTVPETGDRDKQAKAAEFVECISSDDNQLALAESRYLVPTRTALSEEFVEKMPEMKSFTEQVANARSRTGKLGEDWPEAATVIYNAIQLAITGKAPVDEAFSQASEG, encoded by the coding sequence ATGCGTCATCGCCGGTATCTCACCGTTCTGGCAGCCGCCGCGGTCGTGCCGATCGCGCTCAGCGGATGCAGCGGCGGATCGTCGGGCAGCTCGGGTGATCCAGACACCCTGACGATTCTCGATTACTACAACAACGAACCAGACAAGACCCTCGTGCAAGAGACGCTCGACACCTGCGCTGCCGACCTCGGGGTCACTATCGACCGCGAGTCGGTTCCGGGAAAGGACCTCATTCAGAAGGTTCTGCAGCGCTCATCGTCGAAGACGCTTCCCGACGTGCTCATGCTCGACAACCCCGATGTGCAAGAAATCGCCGCGACGGGCGGGCTCTCGCCTCTGAGTAACTACGACGTCGACACCGAGGGGTTCGCCGACGGAATCATCGAGGCTGCAACGTACGAGGGCGAGCTCTACGGGCTCGCTCCTGCCGTCAACACGCTCGGGCTGTTCTACAACGTCGACCTTCTCGAGGAGGCCGGCATCGATCCGCCCGAAACCTGGGCCGAGCTGAAGGATGCCGCGGCAGCACTGACCGACGGCGACCAGTACGGAATCGCGTTCTCGGCGATCGCCACATACGAGGGAGCCTGGCAGTTCCTGCCCTTTATGTGGACGAACGGCGGAGACGAGACAGACCTCGACACGCCTGAGGTGCAGGAGGCGCTGCAGCTGTGGGTCGACCTCGTCGACGACGGCTCGGCATCGAACAGCGTTCTCAACTGGTCGCAGGCCGATGTGAAAGACCAGTTCGCGGCGGGCAAGGCGGCGATGATGGTGAACGGCCCGTGGCAGATTCCCGCGCTGAACGAGACGGATATCAACTGGGATTCGGTGCAGGTTCCCGTGAACGAGGTCGGTCAGACTCCCGTTGCCCCGCTGGGTGGCGAAGTGTGGACGGTGCCTGAGACGGGCGATAGAGACAAGCAGGCAAAAGCCGCCGAGTTCGTCGAGTGCATCTCGAGCGACGACAACCAGCTGGCCCTCGCCGAGTCTCGCTACCTGGTGCCGACGCGCACGGCTCTCTCAGAGGAGTTCGTCGAGAAGATGCCCGAGATGAAGTCATTCACCGAACAGGTTGCCAACGCACGGTCGCGTACCGGGAAGCTCGGCGAAGACTGGCCCGAGGCGGCGACGGTGATCTACAACGCCATTCAGCTCGCCATCACAGGCAAGGCTCCGGTCGACGAAGCCTTCTCACAGGCATCCGAGGGCTAG
- a CDS encoding LacI family DNA-binding transcriptional regulator, which translates to MHDVAQRAGVSIATVSFVVNDSKPVAPATRARVETAMKDLGYHRNSVGRALARGRTYIIALLYPALQHSFSRTAVRFFTSAAAQARARGYNLVLWPISNEAEQVTELTSTGLVDGVLLMEVQLDDSRVGELERGTTPFALIGRTQDTSGIAFVDIDFESTIESAIDHLMKLGHTNLALVDGGYGSDALSGYGPVARSRSTFGDVTTQRGLSGVMLTCDENPDAGRELAASFSETHPDTTAVLVMNELAAPGFVAGMKHSGTRIPDDVSIISVGSSADMASMADPQLTLMTSPSVELGSSGVDAVIDRIENPENPLPQSLIPCTFTAGRSVARVRGSS; encoded by the coding sequence ATGCACGATGTTGCGCAGCGCGCGGGCGTCTCAATTGCCACCGTTTCGTTCGTCGTCAACGATTCGAAGCCTGTCGCCCCGGCAACACGCGCCCGCGTCGAGACGGCGATGAAAGACCTCGGGTACCACCGCAACTCGGTCGGCCGCGCTCTCGCACGGGGCAGAACATACATCATCGCTCTGCTCTATCCCGCCCTGCAGCACAGCTTCAGCAGAACAGCGGTGCGCTTCTTCACGAGCGCCGCCGCGCAAGCACGCGCACGCGGTTACAACCTCGTGCTCTGGCCCATCAGCAACGAGGCAGAGCAGGTCACCGAGCTCACGTCGACGGGACTCGTCGACGGCGTGCTACTCATGGAGGTGCAGCTCGATGATTCCCGCGTCGGTGAGTTGGAGCGAGGCACGACGCCCTTCGCGCTCATCGGCCGCACACAAGACACATCGGGCATCGCGTTCGTCGACATCGACTTCGAATCGACGATCGAATCGGCAATCGACCACCTCATGAAGCTCGGCCACACAAACTTGGCGCTCGTCGACGGCGGCTACGGCAGTGACGCCCTGAGCGGCTACGGCCCCGTTGCACGCTCGCGATCCACGTTCGGCGACGTGACGACACAGCGCGGGCTGAGCGGCGTGATGCTCACGTGCGACGAGAATCCAGACGCCGGTCGCGAACTCGCGGCATCCTTTTCTGAAACGCATCCAGACACGACGGCGGTGCTCGTGATGAACGAGCTTGCCGCACCGGGTTTTGTCGCCGGCATGAAGCACTCCGGTACCCGCATTCCCGACGACGTATCGATCATCTCCGTCGGATCGTCGGCTGACATGGCATCAATGGCCGACCCGCAGCTGACGCTCATGACGTCGCCGTCAGTCGAACTGGGCAGCTCGGGAGTCGATGCCGTGATCGACCGCATCGAGAATCCAGAGAACCCGCTGCCCCAGTCGCTGATTCCCTGCACCTTCACCGCGGGCAGATCGGTGGCGCGCGTTCGCGGCTCGTCATGA
- a CDS encoding alpha-galactosidase has translation MTGLITWRPGSLEVVIDCEATPPRVAYIGAPGEPGWTAGSAGLPLAEVRVAGEGNAIASSERLMGSALSRRMRYVSHDEMTEGDSSTLEVTMRDPGSSLTVVTRLRSWRDIAVARWQTDVINDGDAPADVQLLSSFALGGLTAPGSAWWNDQRVAFADNSWFREASWQHSPPGDLGLDDVGLAQWRYAGSRASFSLTGRGSWSSGGHLPLGMLSANDGSRSTLWQIENNGGWRWEIGDWEGALYVVGTGPTDQAHAWTRRLAPGERCRGVAAAVAVARGDDAAFAAMNAYRRRIRRPHPDNERLPVIFNDFMNALMGDPTTEKLRPLIDAAAAAGAEYFCIDAGWHADDRAWWDAVGEWREAPWRFPGGLAEVTERIRAAGMIAGLWLEPESIGVRSAAADELPHEAFFQRDGVRVIEAGRYQLDFRHPAVIDRLNGVVERLITDYGVGYLKFDYNVDVTQGTDVLGSSPGDGQLEHGRAYLEWVSSLFDRHPTLVIENCASGGQRMDYASLALHPVQSTSDNQDPLHYAPIAASAPTAVTPEQGAVWAYPNADWGSERLAFSMVNSLLGRVHLGGRLDLLDRQQAEQVREAIAVYTEIRADLAVSAPFWPHGLPGWHDDVLSLGLTAANRTYLSVWRRSGPTSVEIPLQEFTGSAIKVSCLYPTALPTQTEWNGASGVLTVTLPDEPAARLLMLRQLS, from the coding sequence ATGACCGGTCTCATCACCTGGAGGCCAGGGAGCCTTGAGGTTGTCATCGATTGCGAAGCGACGCCGCCGCGGGTGGCGTACATCGGTGCCCCGGGGGAGCCGGGATGGACTGCGGGTTCCGCCGGTCTTCCCCTCGCCGAAGTGCGCGTTGCGGGGGAGGGGAACGCCATCGCCTCCTCGGAGCGGCTGATGGGCAGCGCACTGAGCCGACGGATGCGCTACGTGTCGCACGACGAGATGACGGAGGGTGACAGCAGCACGCTCGAGGTGACCATGCGTGACCCCGGCAGCTCGCTCACCGTTGTGACGCGGCTTCGCAGCTGGCGCGACATCGCGGTGGCACGGTGGCAGACCGACGTGATCAACGACGGTGACGCCCCCGCCGACGTGCAGCTGCTCTCGTCGTTTGCGCTGGGAGGGCTCACCGCTCCTGGCAGTGCGTGGTGGAACGATCAGAGAGTCGCGTTCGCCGACAACAGCTGGTTTCGCGAGGCATCCTGGCAGCACAGCCCTCCCGGCGACCTGGGTCTCGACGATGTCGGCCTCGCCCAGTGGAGGTATGCGGGCTCGCGCGCGTCGTTCTCGCTGACGGGCCGAGGAAGCTGGTCGAGTGGCGGCCACCTTCCGCTCGGAATGCTGAGCGCTAACGACGGTTCTCGCTCGACGCTCTGGCAGATCGAGAACAACGGCGGCTGGCGGTGGGAGATCGGCGACTGGGAAGGCGCGCTCTACGTCGTGGGAACGGGGCCGACCGACCAGGCGCACGCGTGGACGCGTCGGCTTGCGCCGGGCGAGCGATGTCGCGGGGTTGCCGCTGCCGTCGCCGTCGCGCGCGGAGACGACGCGGCGTTTGCCGCCATGAACGCGTATCGGCGGCGCATTCGTCGGCCGCACCCGGACAATGAGCGGCTCCCGGTGATCTTCAACGACTTCATGAATGCGCTCATGGGCGACCCGACAACCGAGAAGCTGCGTCCGCTCATCGACGCGGCGGCGGCTGCGGGCGCCGAGTACTTCTGCATCGACGCGGGATGGCACGCCGATGATCGTGCCTGGTGGGACGCCGTGGGCGAATGGCGGGAGGCCCCATGGCGCTTCCCCGGAGGGCTCGCTGAGGTGACTGAGCGTATTCGCGCGGCGGGCATGATTGCCGGGCTCTGGCTCGAACCCGAATCGATCGGCGTGCGAAGCGCGGCGGCAGATGAGCTGCCACACGAGGCGTTCTTTCAGCGCGACGGAGTTCGCGTTATCGAGGCGGGTCGCTACCAACTCGACTTTCGCCACCCCGCCGTGATCGACCGGTTGAACGGGGTCGTCGAGCGACTCATCACCGATTACGGCGTCGGCTATCTGAAGTTTGATTACAACGTGGATGTGACGCAGGGCACCGATGTGTTGGGCAGCAGCCCGGGCGATGGTCAGCTCGAACATGGGCGCGCCTACCTTGAATGGGTCTCGAGTCTGTTCGATCGGCATCCGACCCTTGTGATTGAGAACTGCGCGAGCGGAGGGCAGCGCATGGACTACGCGTCGCTTGCGCTGCATCCGGTTCAGTCGACGAGCGACAACCAAGACCCGCTTCACTACGCGCCCATCGCCGCGTCGGCACCGACCGCCGTGACGCCAGAGCAAGGTGCCGTCTGGGCGTATCCAAACGCCGACTGGGGCAGCGAGCGACTCGCCTTCTCGATGGTCAACAGCCTGCTCGGGCGTGTGCACCTCGGAGGGCGCCTCGACCTGCTCGACCGGCAGCAGGCGGAGCAGGTGCGCGAGGCGATCGCGGTCTACACGGAAATACGCGCCGATCTTGCGGTCTCAGCACCGTTCTGGCCGCACGGTCTGCCCGGCTGGCACGACGACGTTCTGTCGCTTGGCCTCACGGCAGCCAACCGCACCTACCTCTCGGTGTGGAGGCGAAGCGGCCCGACGAGCGTCGAGATTCCGCTGCAAGAATTCACAGGATCGGCGATCAAGGTGTCGTGCCTGTACCCGACGGCGCTGCCAACGCAGACGGAGTGGAACGGTGCCTCGGGTGTGCTGACCGTCACGCTTCCCGACGAACCGGCCGCCCGACTGCTCATGCTTCGGCAGCTGTCATGA
- a CDS encoding beta-L-arabinofuranosidase domain-containing protein, translated as MITNLPLSAVALRPGEFERRRRLNREYLLSLTDDNLLQNHYIEAGISNRLWQFKPSSEDPTDRGVGRHWGWESPSGELRGHFLGHWMSAAAREVAATGDALLAARVSSIVAELERCQRENGGEWVFGIPQSFMHRLAQGRAVWAPQYNVHKTLMGLVDVARECGDSRALAVAHRAATWFDRWAASFDDETFDEILDVETGGMLEIWADLLSLTGDEMYRRLLNRYDRRRLFDPLIAGADVLTNKHANTTIPEVLGAARAYEVTGEQRWADIVTSYWEMAVTTRGTYCTGGQTAGEIWTPPFEFAARRGDKNQELCTVYNMIRLADVLFRWTGERDYLDYIERNLYNGILAQQNNATGMVSYFLPLESGARKLWGTPTEDFWCCHGTLVQAHTRHQASIAYLDEGTLIVAQYIPSTLTLELDGRHVVVRIERSETADRVGPEANAGRSGSRHRPESWQFDITIESDAAAVVPVRLRIPGWVQGEPSFDVDGGESEVCIADGFATLSHLSGRTRVRVSLPCSLQSEPIPDEPETVAFVHGPVVLAGLTDRELRLHGNPNDPTTILAPDNERQWAQWLPGFRSIGQQEAIRFAPLYLVRDETYTVYFPVTNRVSEDIDARNRAAHNGEGERA; from the coding sequence ATGATCACGAACCTTCCGCTGTCGGCCGTTGCCCTGCGTCCGGGTGAGTTCGAGCGACGTCGCCGCCTGAATCGCGAATATCTTCTCTCGCTGACCGACGACAACCTGCTTCAGAACCACTACATCGAAGCGGGGATATCGAATCGCCTCTGGCAGTTCAAACCGAGCTCTGAGGACCCCACCGACAGAGGCGTCGGTCGACACTGGGGGTGGGAATCGCCATCGGGAGAGCTGCGGGGTCATTTTCTCGGACACTGGATGTCGGCTGCGGCACGGGAGGTGGCCGCGACGGGAGATGCACTGCTGGCCGCGCGGGTGAGCTCCATCGTCGCGGAGCTCGAACGCTGCCAACGTGAGAACGGCGGTGAGTGGGTGTTCGGCATCCCTCAGTCGTTCATGCATCGGCTTGCACAAGGCCGCGCCGTGTGGGCCCCGCAGTACAACGTGCACAAGACGCTGATGGGCCTTGTCGACGTGGCGAGGGAATGCGGTGACTCTCGTGCGCTCGCCGTAGCCCATCGAGCTGCAACATGGTTTGATCGGTGGGCCGCGTCATTCGATGACGAGACATTCGACGAGATTCTCGACGTTGAGACCGGCGGAATGCTCGAAATCTGGGCTGACCTGCTCTCGCTCACAGGCGACGAGATGTATCGCCGGCTGCTGAACCGCTATGACCGGCGCCGCTTGTTCGACCCGCTGATCGCTGGCGCTGATGTGCTGACCAACAAGCACGCGAACACGACGATCCCCGAGGTGCTGGGCGCCGCTCGAGCCTACGAGGTGACGGGCGAACAGCGATGGGCAGATATCGTCACGTCGTACTGGGAGATGGCAGTGACAACGCGAGGCACCTACTGCACGGGAGGCCAGACAGCGGGTGAAATCTGGACGCCGCCGTTTGAGTTCGCTGCGCGACGAGGAGACAAGAACCAAGAGCTCTGCACTGTCTACAACATGATTCGTCTGGCCGATGTTCTGTTTCGCTGGACAGGAGAGCGCGACTACCTCGACTACATCGAACGGAATCTCTACAACGGCATACTCGCACAACAGAATAATGCGACAGGAATGGTGTCGTACTTCCTGCCGCTCGAGTCGGGCGCACGCAAGCTCTGGGGAACGCCGACCGAGGATTTCTGGTGCTGCCACGGAACACTGGTGCAGGCGCACACCCGGCACCAGGCATCCATCGCGTATCTCGACGAGGGAACGCTCATCGTCGCGCAGTACATTCCGTCGACCCTCACGCTTGAGCTCGACGGGAGGCACGTCGTTGTCCGCATCGAGCGGAGCGAGACTGCAGACAGAGTCGGCCCGGAAGCCAACGCGGGACGGTCGGGGTCTCGGCACCGCCCAGAATCATGGCAATTCGACATCACAATCGAATCGGATGCTGCAGCGGTAGTTCCTGTGCGTCTGCGCATTCCCGGCTGGGTGCAGGGGGAGCCGTCATTCGATGTCGACGGCGGTGAATCAGAAGTATGTATTGCCGACGGATTCGCCACATTAAGTCACCTGAGTGGGCGCACACGGGTTCGAGTGTCTCTCCCGTGCTCGCTTCAGAGTGAGCCGATACCGGATGAGCCCGAGACCGTTGCATTTGTGCATGGCCCGGTCGTGCTTGCTGGCCTGACGGATCGAGAGCTTCGCCTTCACGGCAATCCCAATGACCCGACGACGATTCTTGCACCAGACAATGAACGGCAGTGGGCACAGTGGCTGCCCGGCTTTCGCAGTATCGGGCAACAAGAGGCGATTCGGTTCGCGCCGCTGTACCTGGTGCGCGATGAGACGTACACCGTCTACTTTCCCGTCACGAATCGTGTTTCAGAAGACATCGACGCGCGCAATCGCGCTGCGCACAACGGCGAAGGGGAGCGCGCATGA